One window of the Ammospiza nelsoni isolate bAmmNel1 chromosome 2, bAmmNel1.pri, whole genome shotgun sequence genome contains the following:
- the LOC132087599 gene encoding myristoylated alanine-rich C-kinase substrate-like, whose protein sequence is MRCNFPSPFQQSLVNTVCGEARASPALPQSRAGAGEPGRGAGAGHRTPCRGRQKQTPPDGAVALAAAAALPGPQTLLPAGWELLPRVPFVARQAAAPAARGAHGQPHAAASAEDFAAAAADRRGLRGTTAQAAETPRRAGCGGTEVTWQKGGRPAQVPPRNRCGRRAAGAQPRPGPSAPRSAQSQPARSAAHARWAAAGAVPAGPEAGCGWSASGSGRAGRRPACRQGTPHTERGKEMATGTERGVCKISGRCVRSSSCFKNPPCVYLIAMHRADSRGWPSRAQSWMGNCCGLGRSHTPCLALPSPSPGTSALERLLPAVLRESARWLRGCAPPGQRGRI, encoded by the exons ATGAGATGTAATTTTCCCAGCCCTTTTCAACAGTCGCTTGTCAACACAGTTTGTGGAGAAGCACGAGCGTCTCCAGCGCTCCCCCAAAgccgggcgggagcgggggagccggggcgcggggcgggcgctggGCACCGCACACCTTGCCGGGGCAGACAAAAGCAGACACCTCCGGACGGGGCTgttgctcttgctgctgctgcggctCTCCCGGGACCACAGACGCTCCTCCCGGcggggtgggagctgctgccgaGGGTGCCCTTTGTTGCGCGGCAGGCGGCGGCGCCAGCTGCGCGGGGCGCGCACGGGCAGCCCCACGCGGCAGCATCCGCGGAGGACTTTGCTGCGGCGGCCGCGGATCGGAGGGGACTACGAGGCACTACGGCTCAGGCCGCCGAGACGCCGCGCCGAGCGGGCTGCGGCGGCACAGAAGTAACTTGGCAGAAGGGCGGGCGGCCCGCGCAGGTCCCGCCGCGCAACAGGTGCGGGCGGCGCGCAGCGGGcgcgcagccccggcccggcccctccgCGCCCCGGAGCGCGCAAAGTCAGCCGGCGCGCTCGGCCGCGCATGCGCGgtgggcggcggcgggcgcggtaCCTGCCGGCCCCGAGGCGGGATGCGGCTGGAGCGCGTCGGGCAGCGGGCGAGCCGGGCGCCGTCCTGCGTGTCGGCAGGGCACTCCGCACACTGAGAGGGGTAAAGAAATGGCCACTGGTACCGAGCGGGGGGTCTGCAAAATCAGCGGTCGGTGCGTGCGTAGTTCTTCCTGTTTCAAAAATCCGCCCTGCGTGTACTTAATTGCCATGCAT AGAGCTGACAGCAGAGGCTGGCCATCCCGTGCACAGAGCTGGATGGGGAATTGCTGCGGGCTTGGCCGCTCGCACACGCCCTGCCTAGCCCTGCCTagccccagccccggcactTCAGCGCTAGAGCGGCTTTTGCCGGCTGTACTCCGCGAGTCAGCGCGCTGGCTCCGGGGGTGTGCACCgcctgggcagaggggcaggatttAG